In Festucalex cinctus isolate MCC-2025b chromosome 17, RoL_Fcin_1.0, whole genome shotgun sequence, the genomic stretch AATTATGTGGGAATTATTACACGGTaataaagtgtggagaataaaaatcacaataacatatatgGGAGGGAAATACTATATCATCAGGATCATAAAGCATCAACACCATGTATTGAACACGTACACTATCGTGAACCCATGTTACATAAACAAGCACATTCAGGAGTGAAATTAATATtcgacacaaacaaaacaccgTCACACAAGTCTCGTCAATAACATTAAGAAGAATACAAcattagctagcatgctaacctatTAACATGCTAGCTACAACCGACTGACCAACATTATGCAAACATAAACACGCTTTTTGGCATTTATATGTAAtagtaaatattaggggtgttaaaaaaaatcgattcggcgatatatcacgatactacatcgtgcgattctcgaatcgattcaataaaaaaaaaatcgttttttttttttttttttttttttttttaagagctcagaattgttcattcggtagtcttaccgattcaacgtcttatcatcattgccctttttttttttttttttttttgtgtgtgtgtgtgaatcgatttttaaacttccatttttaatggaaaaatattcaacaaaacgtctgacttcgggttaggattcacaccttgagcatggaagaatgttatatgaacggaacattaagccttaatattttattttaatgctgttcaaacatgaaacagattacaacctctataagactgaaatttcagataaataaataatacattttcatataaatcttacactctacaagcttactgattagtattttctaaatttgaatgaaaaacaatcgcaacaatcgacttataaattcgtatcgggattaatcggtatcgaatcgaatcgtgacctgtgaatcgtgatacgaatcgaatcgtcaggtactaggcaattcacacccctagtaaatattaTAGGGAATAAAAGCACATTGTAACGGCTGCATTGGCTGTGTTGAAAATGAGTTAACGCAAAACTTTAAACTACCACCCCCTCCCTATTTTAAGTGTTAATTTAATCGGGTGTATATGAGCTTCAACTCTCatgattaaatataaataagacAGCCGACAAGCTGTTCAATTAGTGGATGACTTGGCTGTTATGCTTCAGAAGATCAATAGCGGAACAAAGTGTAGTGAAAGTATTACCGGCGTAATGTTCCTCCTCTCCGATTCCATTCCAGCGTTGGCTCTtcctatcactttttttttttctctccctctctctcaatTGAATGGCCTCCCATTGTCCAGCGGGCTCGCTCGTATTTTAGCCATCCATTAAACATGCCGATGACTGTCGATCCGAAAGACGAGCACCTGCCGGACACGATTCCAGTCTGGGAGGGTGGATAGTCAAGAAAAGACAAGACACATTTTATGATGAAAGAAAATACGATGGTACCTTGACTTTATGCATTTAACTTGTTTTGTGACCACACTTGTAAACTCAAAACAATCATATCTCAAATCAAAAACCTTGGTCtgattttatttcacaaaaacctGATCATTTGAacgggggtgtgtagacttttgctCACATCAATTGTACAATTACACTGTGTATTTCACTGAACCACATAGTTGTGCCTTAGTAATGTCCACTTAGCTCaaagctaacaaacaatgcaaaacgccATTAACAGGCTAACTAATACATGTCCACTTTTAATGTCTTGACCGGGCGTCCGAGGGTTTTttataaattcataaaaatAACCGGTTTTCATCGCGGGAGAAATAGGAGGCGGCGTGCACGGTGTTATTACCGTGGCTCCTCCCAAGCGGATCCTAATTTGTTtcgttttgtgtgtgcgttttatGATTGTTATAGTGTGTATCTTATTCTGAAAAAAGTAGGTCAGCTTTTTACTTCACTTCCTGAGTATTCATATAAGGTATATTGATTTGTAAGAGACTTGTGCTTCCAAACCTGTTACATTATTACCCCtacattatttaatttttatttttttattttttttattccaccaCAGGAGCAAAGAGGTCACCTCAGGACAAGTAAATGTACTCATTTTACTAATTTTGTAGGTGGATTCATGAAAAAATTGATGGGTGcatgtagtgttaatttcgtcaacaaaaaccgAAACCAAAATTATTTTGTCGACActcatttttcactggactaaaaattagacgagactaaaaccctcattaataaacaataagtgggactaaatcagtatgcgtttccgtcgactaatgaagacgagatgaaaatgtccttcacttcataaaaactggactaaaatctatggacattttagttcatgaacaaaaacgccTCTGCTcagtctgtgacactgtcatgtgacacatggcacagacaggaggtggattcacggtgaaaggttaacaacaaagaaaattatagttataacgtattattaatccaacggctataatgttccaaagtaatgttaatgcgactgctaactaatgctggctaacttgctagctcgtTGCATGGTAGCCacagtaattgtgtgtgaagtcgtttttttttttcatcaaaaagagaaaatttgatgcgaaatagttttaaaacaattagtcagaaaaacaggagttttttgtttgttttttttccaagtgaatgcaatacgcttccataaTAGCTGACTAAAAATgtaggaaataaaaatgagttgaggttgactaactgtgatgaaaactaacaagcgtgactgaaattggacgaaaactgagactaaatttcaaaatggcagacaaaatgaacactaatgATGCATGGGACATAAAATGTCCTCCATTTCCGGTATATGACCCTGATAGTCATGTAGGCCCGTAACCCAGATACTTGAAAAGCAAACTCAAGTCCAGTAAAAATGTGTTACTTGAGGATGAGCTGAATTCCCTCAATGAAAGCCTCCGCTCGGCCATTGACGACTCAGGCCCATCCGCCGTTGTCCAATCTCAGTGCTACATTTGCACTCGATTGACACGAGGCAGATGTGCGCGCGCTTAAATCCTTCAAGCACGACACTTGCTTCCTCACTGAAAACGGCACCGTGAACAAAATCTGCACGGAGGGAGAGAATAGAAAGCAGTGGGGGGGAAAGAAAAGTGAGTCATTCATGAGAATTGGAAGTTGGCTGGAGTGCGCGACAATGTCAAACGCGGACACAAAATAGGACGACGCTGCTAAAAATATGAGCACGCTTGCCAACAGGGAGACTTGCAAGCTGTGCAAGAACAAccgttgacacaaaaaaaaaaaaaaaaaaaaaaaaaaaaaaaaaaaaaaaaaaaaaacagcaacaacgtCATTTGCGGACACAATTTCTGACACATATCGATCTGATGTGAACACCACCAGTACAAAAGTACGAATCCGTTTTTAGTGATTGTTTTGCTTCATTTGCACTCCAATAAACTTCATAGGCCAacgtttttttcaaagtccaattgtTGCTGGCTGGATCATTAGTGGCACCTTGTGGCGATCATTGCACACAGCAATATCCCCTATTGGAAATCAAGTCACAAACGATCGTGTATGGGGTCatctttgaacaaaaaaaaaaaaaaaaaatcgatcacACACGTCGGCAGACaattcaaaacacaaaatgacattttcagagGGTCTTTTCTTACACCGTCTAAATCAAATGTATTCGTTTAAAAGTGCAACTGAGGAGTAATCACTTTCCACTACTAACACCATGAAACGAAAGTGATCCTGATATGTGAAGCAATATTATATttagcagaggcatcttttgtagAATTACAGTTCGAATTCTTtaataactatatatatatatatatatatatatatatatatatacacacacgtttCCCCCTGTACTAAACataattaagcatataatttatacatgtatttaaggcaagttgtaaaatatctgaagtcctcttgcttataattaatttaaagcaCCACAAATAATGCTCATTATACTACAATGTCTCAAttattctccaatttggatactgtaaatgtatgggatgggatcgtatgccgagaaacgtttcttgggaggagcaatatggcggcctcaaaagtcttggcctatcagctatccagtcatatatagatcagtggagTGAAGTCACTCACTTTGTACTGTCAGAATTTTTGATCCGTGTAGGAAACATAAATTGGTCACATTGACCTAATatgttttatatgtatttgtgttttttattcccCTCAAATTGGGAGTGCAGCTTTCTAGTGTTCAGTTTGGTATATTGACGTATGTGACCACAAGACGGCGCCAaaactaaattaattaattttttttacatgagctATATACGTTTTTCTTACTTCATTTTCTCCATTTGTTCTTTTAAAGGTTTGTATTTTTTGGttattttcccttttcttttctATGTAATTTTAGGTTTTTCTTTTGCATACATCATTTTTACATACAGACCTGTTATACAAGAGTGTAAATATTGAAACAAATACATGTAGAAATGAATACGCATTGAAATAAGCACTGAAACATGTTAACATTGAGAATTTGAGATAATCAAATACTGGAAAAATGAATTTGTGAATAAATCAACTAATTGAATGAGTAAAATTGAGTAAAAGTAGGAactcaatatatatttttttaaattgaataattataaaaattaattatatatataattgaataaatatgcaagtaaatattttcaaatttaaatgattaactcaattgtgtaaatatttaaatgcaaaatacacattgaaataATTGAACAAAGTTGTAAATAAGTAgtgacttatttaaaaaaaaaaaccaaaatacTCAAACAGaaacatttacaaatacagTATAAACAAATGATTATTAAATACTCAAATTATTGAATGAATGAGTCCAATACTTCAAGGCACTTTATGAAATTTTGGCAAAACGACAACATGACATTTTATTCAGATTGATTTCTGACATTCTTTATCAATgggcttatttttcattttttagttaAGGTCAATCAATGTAAAATattaatttgagttaaaaaaacaaaaaaacaaaactgatgaCAATTGTGGGAGCAAAACATCAACAACACCGACTGAGTGGTAACGCAACATGCGAGTGGAATTATTTGCAGAGGAATTTCATCATTTGTCACAACGCAAGGAAACGCAAGTTGGACTAGCGTGCCCAAGCGCAAGGAGCCGCTTTGCACAATTCCGTGTTTGTAAGCAATTCGgagaacaaaactgttttttttcttcgtgtCCACATGTACGCGGATCCTCTACAGCTTCACTGGCGGATCCCTGAGTTGAAATGGGTTGTCAAATTTGTGATATCTGCCCATCCAAAATGAAATAACGCAGCGATTCATATGTAGTGGCCCAGAAAAGTCCCGCCAGGCGACTCCCACTTGCCGCTGTTTGTTGTCTCCCACCTCAACATCCCACATGTGCGTTCCCAAGGCCAAAGCGGAACCGAGCACGCAACACCAACTCCTCTCGACATTGTCGGGAAGCGTCGGGACGTAATAAGGACGACTCACGCTGGTCAGATCTTCAGACAGACGCAGTTCTGGACCGGCCCTGTTTGGGTCCAGAAGGACGGGACTGTAGGAGAAGGTCTCCTTCATTCGTTCCCACACGCTTAACTTGAGGTTGCCCACATGCTTGGCTTCGTCCAGCAGAGCTCCTCGGGGCAATTTGGGCTCGTCGGGCAGATTCTCGATTCTGGCCATCGCGGTCTGGTAGATCTTCATGAAGGAAACGGGGTCAGAGGTCAGCTACTCCTCTGCGCTTCTGATCGCGGCCGACACGGTGGCCATGTCTTTGTTGAGAGCCTCAATCTTCTCCGCCATCATCCgactcttcttctcctcctcttcctccttcacAGCAGACAGCCTGGCCTCCTCGTCGGCCCGCAGGAAGCGACGGAGCTCCTCGAAACAATTCTTAATCTTGCGTTCCGCCGTCGCCCTCTGGACCTTGATGTACGTCGCTTGTTTATTCCAGTGGTCTATCGTCATTTTGTCTTCTTCCAGCCTTTGCTTCACGTCCCACAGGCTTTCCTGAAGTTTCTCTTCGTGACCTTTCACAACTTCATTGATTGAGCATAACTTGTGGTCAGTGTGGCGATTTGTTTCTATGCAGACGAGGCACACGACTTCCTGGTGTTCACACACAAGAGTTTCAGTTTCTCCTTGTGCAAGCTGCAGACGTCGTCGGACTGCACCGAAGCTTGCGCAAAGTTCTCACATATGTTCCTGAGGGCCAACATCCATcgattgacatttttttcctacaaaccGGACACGGTCGATCTCCTTTCTCCTGCCACCACTGCCGCACACACGCGCGATAGAAGCTGTGACTACACGGTAGCATGACTGGATCTTGAAAGATCTCCAAACATGTCGGACAGTGGAGATCATCCTCAAATCTTCCGGCCATGATCCTTGCAACAACAACTGAGTTGGCCAAGTTTCCAACGTTCAGTCTCAGGAGTGCCTGCAGTGCCCTTCTGCCCCATTCACAAGTTGAAATAATTGTCAGATGTTGCAATATTCCCCAAGTGCACTTCCTGCTTTTGTGTTCGGACTTGACCGCAGCCAACACGCGTTATCTGGGAGCACACAAAAACGATTTATTTCCACTTACACACGATAAAAAGATCATTTCTTTGCAACTcacacaaagtaaaaataaataaataaataaatccatcagAGAGCACCGTGAAAGAAAACGAATGCAAAATGCAGCTCTTGAAAGCAAACTTGCAAAAGGAGGAGAAAAGGCATTGAAAGGAAATGGCCGCTTACCTTCAAGTTCGTGCTTTGTGCTCGAAGATGTGcaggcactcacacacacaaaaagctcaCAGTCACACCGCGGTGAAATTTCAAGCTAGCCGCCTCTTCTTTTTCCGGAGTCAAATCAACCGCTCTTCCTTTCATGTTCGCCCTTTTCTATGATGGTCGTGTGCACAAAATGTCTGatctatatgactggatagccgataggccaagactagAGGTcgtgaggccgccatattgctcctcccaaaacGTTGGAAAGCATTTGACACATTAGTAGAACCAGCATGATTAATGgcgttttaaatgtattgaacataaacaagaggacttcagacattttacaaattgccttaaatacatgtataaattatatccttaatgatgtttagtacaggaggaaacttgtatgtgttttttttttataagttgttataaaaatagtgaccaccccggaacaaacccccaccccgcctcgTACAGTTtatagtagtctgctcgcgaggtgggagtaacaagatggccgccctgtgacttcaacggcttgtgtTGGCGTCATGGCTATTGCCTATCCAGTCAcgtatacaggtcagtggcgcGAAGAGACGCTGGCGCGCAGACCGACATCCGGTTTTCGAAATAAAGGaccggttttcaaaataaaattgagttggaAAGCAGTCTAAAAGATTTTTCACTATAACACAGCACCAATTCATGTTTCACTGGATATGCACTCTTGTCGGGTGACTAGATTCCATTACCTGGTATTGAGCTATAACGTGAGCTTTAACgttgatatgtacaatattaagttagTTTAAAACAAAGGGAGGGCTGAAATGGAGAAAAATTAGGTGTGTTTCATCGAGCAGACATGCCCCATGAGTGGCAGATTTGGGGTCAATAAtaagtcacatgacctggaagctggCCCGAGACACTGAACCCCGGTAAGATGATTTCTCCTGCTGGCATGCATCACTTTTACATACAGACCTGTTATTCAAAAGTGTAAATATTGAAATGAGTCTATgtagaaattaataaatattgaaataagTACTGAAACAAGTAAAGATCGAAATAAATatatagtggaaaaaaaattagattATGAATAAATCTTAAACGAATTGAATAagtatgaaaatgaataaatgagaaATGTCACAATATGTTTCAATAATTTATACaactattaaaataaatgaaatatctaaatatataaataatggaATAAATATGCAagtaaatattttcagatttatttaaataaagattGACTCAATTGTATAattatttaaatgcaaaatacaGCCACCTTTACCaggctttttaaatattttaaatatcactCCGCATTTTCAGAGTGTTAGGTGTTTTCCccggacgagcaggagagcgGCATGAGGATggtcatttttcaaaaacggACAAACGGACTTTTGGCTTTTCCTTTCAAGAAGATCCTTGACTCCATCACATGGAAGTGGAATTAATTGCAGAGGAATTTTATCACGTGTCCTAAAATAAGGAAACACTTTCATGCTGTCAGACATCGGTAGCCAATTGGAAGGATTCATTTTGCACAATTCCATGTTTGTACGAGATTCACAGAATGAAACGGATCTTTCGTTCATGTCCACGTGAACTCGGATCCTCTGTAGCGTCACTGGCGGCACGTCCCACGATCCAAAAACGCCATCAAACTTCATGTATTCACCATCACGAAATGTAATGGTCCATATTTTCATATCATATGACATCAGAGGATCCCCCCAGGCCACCCCCAGTTGCCAGTTTTTGTTGTCTCCCACCTCCACTTCCCACGTGTGCCTTCTTGAAGTCAAAGCAGAACCAAGCACTCGGTTCCAGACAAACCTCTCTGGATTTTTCGGACGCTGCTGTTCTTCTTGACAACTCACACTGGTCAGATCTTCAGACAGACTGAGTGCTGTACCGGCCGTGTTTGGGTCCAGAATGACGGGACTGTAGGAGACTGTCTCCTTCATTCGTTCCCACACGCTGAACTTGAGGTTGCCCACATGCTTGGCTTTGTCCAGCAGAGCTCCTTGTCGGGGCCACTTGGGCCTGTTGGGCAGCTTCTGGATTTTGCTCATCGCAGACTGGAAGTTCTTCATGAAGGAAACGGGGTCAGAGGTCAGATGCTCCTCTGTGCTTCTGATCACGTCGGACACGGCGGCCATGTCTCTGCCGAGAGCCAGAATCTTCTCCTTCATCATCCGactcttctcctcctcttcctccctcacAGCAGACAACCTGGCCTCCTCGTCGGCCCGCAGGAATCGACGGAGCTCCTCGAAATCCTTCTTAATCTTGCTTTCCGCTGTTTCCCTCTGGACCTTGATGTACGTCGCTTGTTCATGCCAGTTGTCGCTTATCTTTTTGTAATCTTTGAGCGTTTTCTTTGCGTCCTGCAGGCCTTCGCGAAGCATTTCCTTGTCATCTTTGTAAACTTCATCGAGGGGACGGAACTTGTGGTCAGTGTGGATTTCGGCATCCCTACAGATGAGGCACACAAGCTCCTGGTGGTCCACGCAGAAGAGTTTCAGTTTCTCCTTGTGCAAACTGCAGACGTTTTCCGACTCCACTGAGTCTTGTGAAAAGGCCTCGCAGATGTTCCTCAGGGCCAAATTTGAAGGCACATCCATCGATCGACACTCCGTCCGACAGACTGGACACGATCGATCTTCTTTCCGCTCCCACCACTGATGCACACACGCACGACAGAAGTTGTGACTGCACGGCAGAACGACAGGATCTTTAAAGATCTCCAAACAGGTTGGACAGTGGAGATGATCCACAACTCGGCTGGCCATGTTCCTTGCGAAGACGCCGACTCAGTCGACAAGCTTCCAGAGTTGACTCTCAGGAGAGCCGCAACGCGTCTGCCCCAGTCACGAATGAAGAATAATTTTAGATTTTGAAAAAGTCCCCAAGTGCACTTCCCGATTTAGTTTTCTGACTTGAGTGCTGCCACACCCCGTGATCTGGGATCAAACAAAAGCAATTCATTACTACttgcaaacacaaaaaaagaatatatttcAATCCAACAATCGAGGAAAACCAagtgaagaacaaaaaaaaagctttatatAAAGGCAATgtgaaataaaagtaaaacaaaagtgaaagcaAAATTGctcagagaagaaaaaaattcaaaggaaacaaatgaaaagttgaaaagatgagaaaatgagAAGACATTGGAAAGAAATGGCCGCTTACCTTTCCTGCTTCATGCTCGATGTGCAGCAAAACAATGCAAAAACCCAAAGAGCTCACCTAAATGGCAGACAAACTCACCAAGCTGGCTTCACCACATTCCAAAACTCCGTGCCGCTTTTGTTAAAGACGCCATTTGGAAGCACATGcttaaaatagaaaaacaccaGCAATGAAATACAGCTTACGGTAATTGATTCTTATCTGCAACAAgtagaaactaaaaaaaaatatttcccccACCCCCCTGAACACAATCTAAAAAAgttatgtaaatattttcatatttaaataaatattgactcaattgtaaaaatacaaaatacatattgaaactaatgagtaaataaatgtgtaaataaataagcagTTAAGTATTTAATACATAAATCTATGTTCATAAATATTGAATAagcaaacataaacaaatatcaatattaaataaatactaagACTTCAAGGcacttttcattatttattcaattttggCAAACTACAACATGACATTTCATTCAGATTGagttctcacttttttttttttttttttaagtttacttCACAGgttaatcaacacaaaatattcatttgagtggaggaaaaaaaaaaaacctcatgcaAAACGACTGATGACAATTGTGGGAGCAAAACATCATCACTGACTTTGAATCGTAACATGACGACAGGCAAGTGGAATTATTTGCAGAGGAATTTCATCAGTTGTGCAAAAGAAAGGAAACATGTTGTCAGACAAATATGGCCAATTGCGAGGATCTGTTTTGCACAATTCAGTGTCCGTAAGAGATTCAGAGAatgaaactgtttttttgttcgtGTCCACTTGTACACGGATCCTCTTCAGCTTCACTGGCGGATCCCAGGGTTCAAGTGAGTGATCAAATTTGTTGTAAGTGCCCAAACAAAACGAAATGACCCAGCGTTGCATTTGTTTTGTCTGAGAAAAGTACCCCCAGGACACCCCCACTTGCCAGTTATTGTTGTCTCCCACCTCAACATCCCACGTGTGTGTGTTCCCAAGGCCAAAACAGAACCAACAACATCATGCCACTTGAACCCCTCTGGATTCCTTGGACGCTTTTGTCCTTCTCGACGACAACTCACACTGGTCAGATCTTCAGACAGAGTGAGTTCTGGACCGGCAGTGACTGGGTCCAGAATGACGGGACTGTAGGAGAAGGTCTCCTTCATTCGTTCCCACACGCTGAACTTGAGGTTGCCCACATGCTTGGCTTCGTCCAGCAGAGTATCTGAGAGTATATAGCAGTGGTACGAAAGCGTATGGATTCTGGCCATCACATTCTTGAAGTTTATCATGAAGGAAATGGGGTCAGAGGTCAGATGCTCCTCTGCGCTTCTGATCGCGTCTGACACGGCGGCCATGTCTCTGTCGAGACTCTCAACCTTCTCCTTCATCATCCGactcttctcctcctcttcctccctcacAGCAGACAACCTGGCCTCCTCCTCAGCCTGCAGGAATCAACGAAGCTCCTCGAAATCCTTCTTAATCTTGCTTTCCACAGTCTCCCTCTGGAACTTAATGTACATCACTTGTTCATTCCAGCAGTCTCTTGACTCTGTCATCTTCCAGTGTTTGCTTCGCGCACTGCAGGCTTACCTGAAGTTTCTGTTTGTGACCTTTCACAACTTCATTGATTGAGCAGAACTTGTGGCCGGCGTGGCGTCTTGTGTCTACGCAGACGAGGCACACGACTTCCTGGtgttccacacaaaaaaagtttcagttTCTCCTTGTGCTAGCTGCAGACGTTTTCCGACTCCACTGAGTCTGTGAAAAGGCCTCGCAGATGTTCCTCAGGGCCAAATTTGAAGGCACATCCATCGATCGACACTCCGTCCAACAGACTGGACACGATCAATCTCCTTTCTCCTGCCACCACTgctgcacacacgcacaacaaAAGTTGTGATTGCACGGCAGCACGACAGGATCTTTAAAGATCTCCAAACATGTCGGACAGTGGAGATCATCCTCAAATCTTCCAGCCATGGTCCTTGCAACAACAACTCAGTTGGCCAAGTTTCCAACGTTCACTCTAAGGAGAGCCTGCAGATAACACAAAAACTCTTTATTGCCacttacacacatgcacatatacaaaaaaaataacatttcaataCAACAGAGTAAAAACCAAGTGAAGAATTaaaacttaaataaaaaatgaaaaaaaaacaccaacaagagcatttttttttaaaggtgatgtgaaagaaaagaaacaaaacttaGTCCTAAAAGCAAACTTGCTCAGAGGAGAAAACATTCAAAGGAAACAAATGAAAAGTTAAAACGATAGGAAAATGAGAAGGCAATATAAGGAATTGGCCGCTTATCCTTCCTGCTCGATGTGAAGCAAAAGAATGGAAAAACCCAAAGAGCTCACCTAAACGGCAGACAAACTCACCAAGCTGGCTTCGCCACATTCCAAAACTCCGTGTCCCCTTTGTTAAAGATACCGTTTGGAATCAGAtgcttgaaataaaaaaaaatgcaaaacaccaGCATTGAAATACAGCTCAACTTGATTCTTATCTGCaacaagtatttaaaaaacaaaacaaaacacacacatagtcacaaagacaaacaagtacactgtgttttgcatttgcatgattagggttggaacagctatgtaactaggggcgtgaaaACCAAGTAAAAAGAGAAGGTGaggagggattttttttcagagtgcagtagtgaattgtatcagtcagttcctctcctctcttcgcgagctttgaactgagaATCTCCtctcatgtttgttttgtttaataaatgtcaaacaggtaaacctgacacaaTGCTTTCGTGCTAAAACATACGCTACCATGCATACTTGCTAGCGTATGTTTGTAAAAAGGCAGCGGGAGCAAAACGTTCGGTTTGAATTTATTGAGGTATTTAACAATGCAAACAGTGAGTTTGGTTGTACTTGAATTATTTAACAATGTACTCACGTTACTTTTGATCAACCCTCATCCACAAATCCTTCACCtccttcatcttctgcatccGAAATGAAGAGCCGGGCAAGTTCTCCATCAAACACGCCGTGTTCCTTCTCGTCATTGGGATGCCAGCTTTTGCAAAAGCTCgaataacataaaaatgtaaacaagtgt encodes the following:
- the LOC144005023 gene encoding LOW QUALITY PROTEIN: E3 ubiquitin-protein ligase TRIM35-like (The sequence of the model RefSeq protein was modified relative to this genomic sequence to represent the inferred CDS: inserted 3 bases in 2 codons; deleted 3 bases in 2 codons; substituted 3 bases at 3 genomic stop codons), translated to MAGRFEDDLHCPTCLEIFKDPVVLPCNHNFCCACVQQWWQEKGDXSCPVCWTECRSMDVPSNLALRNICEAFSQXSVESENVCSXHKEKLKLFCVEHQEVVCLVCVDTRRHAGHKFCSINEVVKGHKQKLQVSLQCAKQTLEDDXESRDCWNEQVMYIKFQRETVESKIKKDFEELRXFLQAEEEARLSAVREEEEEKSRMMKEKVESLDRDMAAVSDAIRSAEEHLTSDPISFMINFKNVMARIHTLSYHCYILSDTLLDEAKHVGNLKFSVWERMKETFSYSPVILDPVTAGPELTLSEDLTSVSCRREGQKRPRNPEGFKWHDVVGSVLALGTHTWDVEVGDNNNWQVGVSWGYFSQTKQMQRWVISFCLGTYNKFDHSLEPWDPPVKLKRIRVQVDTNKKTVSFSESLTDTELCKTDPRNWPYLSDNMFPFFCTTDEIPLQIIPLACRHVTIQSQ
- the LOC144005022 gene encoding E3 ubiquitin-protein ligase TRIM35-like, encoding MASRVVDHLHCPTCLEIFKDPVVLPCSHNFCRACVHQWWERKEDRSCPVCRTECRSMDVPSNLALRNICEAFSQDSVESENVCSLHKEKLKLFCVDHQELVCLICRDAEIHTDHKFRPLDEVYKDDKEMLREGLQDAKKTLKDYKKISDNWHEQATYIKVQRETAESKIKKDFEELRRFLRADEEARLSAVREEEEEKSRMMKEKILALGRDMAAVSDVIRSTEEHLTSDPVSFMKNFQSAMSKIQKLPNRPKWPRQGALLDKAKHVGNLKFSVWERMKETVSYSPVILDPNTAGTALSLSEDLTSVSCQEEQQRPKNPERFVWNRVLGSALTSRRHTWEVEVGDNKNWQLGVAWGDPLMSYDMKIWTITFRDGEYMKFDGVFGSWDVPPVTLQRIRVHVDMNERSVSFCESRTNMELCKMNPSNWLPMSDSMKVFPYFRTRDKIPLQLIPLPCDGVKDLLERKSQKSVCPFLKNDHPHAALLLVRGKHLTL